The stretch of DNA GAACACGATAACAGAGTCGTGTTGTGTTAGATCGAATGGTACGAGCCGGTATGACCATAAATGAATTCCAAACTCAGTCTCAGAAAAACGATGAGGTATTGTCAAACATTCACCACTTTGTTAATATGTTGTACGTCTATATAACGTAATATTGGTATGTCCCTTTTCTGAGAACCGCTATAGGATAACCATCATTGACCGAGTACTCATTTTCGACAATCGAATAATCATTCCCCTCGCTACCGTCTCAAAGTGTTACAGCAAGTTCACCAAGGCCATCTAAGCATTACTAAGTGCAGAGGTCGAGCAAGGAAGTCAACTTGGTGGCCTGGTACGCCGCAACAAACTGTGGAAATGGTATGATCATGTGAATTGTGTCAAAAATTAACCCAAGTTCCTCCAGAGCCACTGATGAGATCAGAGTTCCCATCTCGCCCATGGGATCATGTTGGTAATgatctattttattttattttaaggaCTGTTggtatctattgctagttgatTATTATTCTCGCTACGTCGAGGTCGCCATGCTGAAAAAGCTCAACAGCCTAGAGACCATTGATCACATGCAAAGCATCTTTGGCATTCCTGAGCTACTGGTTTCAGATAATGGGCCGCAGCACTCTTCAATAGAGTTTCAAAGATTTGTCACCGGCTATGGTTTTAAACATCACTAGTTCGCCAAAACACTCGCAATCCGACGGCGCAGCTGAGAGAGCCGTTCAAACGATTAAGTCCATGCTGAAAAAAGAGACCGACCCTTATCTTGCATTGCTAGTGTATCGTATATTACCCCTTGAAAATTGATTATCTCCTGCTGAGCTGCTTATGGGCCGACAACTTCGAATGACTATACCAGCAATCCCCGTCACGCTGAAGGCCTCCAAGCCTAAACTTCAGAGCATTCGTGCTCAGGAGGAGGACTAGAGAGAGAAAAGCAAGACCTCCTATGACAACTAATATCGCGCCAGAGAACTGCTGAGGCTTGCCACTGGATAACAGGTCTTTGTTTCAGATTTAAAACGTTAAGCCGAAGTAGCAGCAGCTGCCCCAAATGCTCCTCGATCCTATATTCACTGAAACTCAGGTGGAACTTCAATTCGTCGTAACTGAATTGACATACAGCCGATTGGAGATATAGCTGACGATGTTGAACCGCCACCGAACAGTCCTAAGGAGCACTATATATCGAGGTCTGGTCATATGGTTAGGCAGCCTGTGAAGCTCGACTTATGAGTCGAACAGCTTGTTGTCAGCCCCCTGGTTCAGACTCCAGTACTCAAAGGTCTGTAACTTTTGTAGGTCGACGTACAAAAGTCATGTTGATATTAATGTGACAATTCTTTTTCAATCAATATGTCTTTATGTGAATGTTCCACTTTCAATGTTCATGTTTGTTGGAGAAAGAGAGATGTTGTATCATGTACTTTAGAGTAATCTTTCCACTATTGTATCGGtattaccaatgatatacagcccccctagGGGGGCTATATATGCCTCCATGAGGGGCgcccatgggggctgtatatatTTGGTATTACAGCATATTTGCATATTTTGCCTGTCCCACTTTATGTTTTTCTGTCAGCAAAGAGTTTCCTATCAGCTATGCATGGATTGCATCACGTTTATTAAACTCTTACTTTATCGGAAGCATCCACCAACAATACCACAGAATGTGATAATATcagaaaaataattttggtAAAGCAAgcatagctattattagacAACGTTTAACCCTGCGTAACATCAACATTGTCCTATGATATCACAAAATGGCATAGTTCACATTAGAACGTAAATTAATTGCCCAGAAAATAGAATAGAAAATAGTTCAGAAATAGTATGCGTACAGTCATATTTAGGCAAAAATTATCCAGTAGGTCAAGCAGTATTGCTACATTATAGAAcaaaaagaaattttaaaaCCACATCGTCAAACTGTTAACGATATTGTTTTCTTTTCTCTTTACATCGTCGGTGTTATCAGAGTGTTCTCTGCTCCACGAGGTAACGAGGTTGCAGAGTGATGTGCAAGTTTATAAGATAATGGTTCTGATTCTGATTCTGATTAAAAAGAGTCTCGAGACCTCAAAAGGAGGAAGTGGAGACCGTTTGCATAGATtgtataagaataaaaatttatctatttgaacaagtgaatttaaaacatcaattaataaaactttcctGTTCTAATGAACAGGAAAGTTGTATTAACAGTTGTATTAATCAACAGGTGTACAAACTAAAGGGTAACCTGTTGAAGAAACTAATTAGTTTAAAACGAAAATACAACGCGCtactttgtaataaaaaagcttCAGACTGAGAAATTTGAAGATGATTTGAGTAAATATATTATAGCAGTTTTATATTAATGCTGCTTCCATCGTTagtatatttttgtaatattacTTGAACTACCGATCTTGTCTATGTTTGGTAAAGTTAAAAGCGATAACAGTCATTTTTTGTATATTAATAGTATAAATCCAAGCACTACAATCTTCTTTGTGAAGTGGTAAACACCGAATTCGTAACATTTTTCAACATGTAGATGTCTACACGAATATAGATACAATTGCTGCTGTTTGGTCACATAGGCCTAATTATCAGAATGTATGTTACATGTTGATAGCCTGTCAAGCAACGAGCAATTTGCAAGGCTacataccatagatatagtaaaggGTTTACTACATCTATGGTACATACCGAAAACGGCAAGTGCAGCTTGATAGGCGAAAAAAAAATGAGACGAATGCGACACCCGAGTTCACATGCacggtcaggtataattgcagtggctcaaaacctggtcagtttctgggtcgttttgtagaggtggagcttaatcaggaaatgcaaatgttttgtcggcactaagcgacgaggttttaagcaagtgccaatgtttagtcggttagaaattgagtctgtaatctttttattttttgtaacaaaataaagcataaacatcgttttaggcaaatctttaatcaaaaatatgagatctttcatcaaactagcataacgtattcacatagttgtttatcgtagttttgtcgtgttaagacaaaatagtaacatgctcacgaaacggaaaaaaaatcttctcaaaaatacatcattaattattctgtattcgtttaaacagtgtgtatgaaaaatatcttacatacgttgtaatatgattgcacttacatATATGTAACGCGGTATTATATAAGTTAtcgaatatttgtgattatgttcgaaccaaataaaatgcacattgaaacaattgtctactttgctactattctgagagctaaagaagattctatttcattttagtgtaactatttatgttagcgtatcgtaagacaaagattgtgaaaaggcaacagaagacattagtctatcttatctttactgcaaacaccgacttctccaacaactaactttatttagattttgaactaaccgcactctgtaggtattcatttgtcaatttgcttatatatttattatttatgtacagcattgtgtgaccaaaaagattttcttgatttgttgggcaaaaaatattttgttactgttggcatgatgatgtattttcttgcttcaatataaataatgcatgtggcaattgttgtgcatcattgttagcagctttcccgttacctccacaagcacaatgtagccaattctggaaaatcagagggcagcacacacaaaacctttagcatgatgtatgtctattggcattgctgacgttgtacaacatacattgtttgaaaagtcgatgcgcaatgacaaaatgtctggtgatggaccactggaacaatgatgggaaataggttgtttcagttatcagacgaatctatcatgataaattgtaaagtttaataattttactttatttgatataaaaagaaaatgttgcacataacttaattactaccacatcagcaccaaagccataaaaggcctttaacaagcacaaatgagaacagaataacacagtAAAAAAGGgctactacatatactacatgtagatatgtgaaaataagtgaatataagtcagggttatttaaaaaaaaatcagttttgaaaaccctgaatgttttatgtatgcaggtatgttttaatttgatcaatatattcactcaaaattgagcacagtacaagctgaaacagttcgagtttttgcatataaaagtattcctatataaaacaagtttgttctctatggcttcagatgaattggcaatgaggtggagggcacgccagatgcccTCTGGCGTGACctcccttcattgccagttcacccacagctatagggaacaaacttgttctatgcctatctagatattgcatgtattagaaagcctcaggaagcatttttgctctgtcatttcttactccctgcaaactcctcttggagatccttgatctaaaataaaaacaatcatagcatgtgtatttacatctccttgaacttgtaaagtactgtgaatgcagtattcaagtggcattatttgcgatgatttttgactttgacaggaatattatttgttaatttaatgaagtagattggaaagttacattggacattgtgattagctggaagttAATGTTAAGTTTGCCCGGTTCTCAAAGAACCgggcaaatctgcttttgctagttcctgactttattactgtttttacagtagttttatttcacaattatttcctggcttcatatatcttctccgatcctacattgctcaaccgacttagcccatagagttgacttgtagaCGACAACAGCGAcattagtccaagtactcagtctatgaatcggatggtgttgtgACACCTTGTTATTAAtttctcaaagagttgataacaactccagaaatgctcccaaatcctgattagagatttgcaaatcacatcaaatcaccaatcatgagattggcatcaaAGTACCAAAAAATGGATTACCCagcttgtaaattaaatcaaattaaaaccatcaattacataatggatgatggttttaatttcattttatttgaaagctgagcagtcatccttctaagtgatttgatttggagcaaaacgcatgccagcgatttgatatgctttacaaatctggaatcaaagatttgggagcatcgctgcgcaactctctccaattcagacactgagcacttacactaaagtgacgcgaaagcatcatgcaacagggttctaattttaaaactgagttactgaatattaccactcaccggactgttaggtatgaaagcaacatcaggtgtctgagttacatctataatgctgtcgtttgtggcgtttcgtagatgttccccacatctatggaagctcgcatagcctctgctcttactcctacccgtcctgagcaagcactgcacttcctccttatcttgagctataaatcagaatgctcgaggcattgaacgtttggctgggtgtgaacaggcaacttaacaaatatcgcagttggcagcaaataatttgtttctaaaacctaatcctgcctacacaaggggttcttctgcattatcctactataacttcgtttttctagctactaatctagggcgataaatggcttgaagatccgcctaccaatgaaattccacatttaaccataattaatattgcacgatttgcctaaaattttattgcgggttatgtgagtgagtacctccgcgttactatcagatgtattgtcttgaggatgcggtctctttgttggattctgtgactaaaaatgtaaacaatatgtaaattatgtatatcgataccatgtgacaacatatatgaatttatgcacatgtgtagcatatttatatttgtgggcacaatctaactaaattcaaattggcaaaagagtccaaacaaaggccttgttgccagggctccaaaataagcattcatttgatcttgcttttaatgattgtttttggaaattttaggtgtgaaatattaaatgtaaaataaaatattacgtccaagtttaaccaaaggcgtgaactgcgatataatactatctggcgcatgtgtgaggcctcgggatgagaaattctcaagaaaaatcagacagattgccgtaaacttcactggctattgggtcaaggatatggtatctgagcattccaatcaagtccttgtttctttgcaattataccaaatttctatgagagtgtagatgaattaaaataagagaaaatgtttttgaagtttgatgtactgtgagaccgaaagcaaagtattgaatacagcttagacatgtcgcaaccctcacagtagtgtagacttagatttactgcattctctgatttcgggcttacaagaatataaatgtgcacacgtgcttttgttacaagatagctatttcagaaataagacaaattaaaatccataaaagtaataaatattatttatcatctctatgtaaaatccatactatactatctgtgcatttgcaaagacatggaaggatagccctgtctaaatatattggacatacaatgaccgagttttgctgtccaaaaatatcccttgtaataggctgagtaaaatattcttggtgtactggtaacttaccctccgctgttctttgtacttttccttctgggtttgctgtctttcagggccgtacatgcagccatactctttttcttcgccatactctttttcttcgccatacatacataaatagccttgactgtcatgaatgacgttcttacctctccaaatatcttcaccttgctaaattagagcagataaaattttaaaattaagaaacatggtacagattttttaaattcattggctgaagacattgtaggtttttagccttacttgattgctaacactcaattgagaactaactgctgcatgtatatgatgcttgatacacttattgcttgcttgattgtaattattaatatatacaatgatttttaatgtcatttcaattgcatgccaatgcttgtacactGAAGCCCATGTATATCTTCTAATCAAGGCTGCACTATATACTTGATtgtaatccactgcatgtctgtatatacacgCAAATCCACTTCGTCAAATTAAGCTTAAGAGTtgagtgtctatagagagtaatcctttattgctgagaggtagatggtgtgtatccagtgtgagttgctagtgaactgatgaaaattgtgtcaactctgcttcaagtagggcctgtgacatcatagatcacatggtacaaaaacaaaccaaaaagggcttcataaaactgcagcataaaaacatataagctactattgacatgtacttctattgcacaacaaccaagcataggcctacattttacaatcaaggttacacttcacaatcaaggttacactaaaatatctgaggtataaaatgttcattttcaacacaagatcacaaattaggcagtggagaaaaagtgctttaaggatatgagattaccttcaaaaagtctttcatgcttgttgaatatgccgtcctaatggtttgtgtaaaacttgttgccatattcgatttcatgggctttgatggcttgctcagcctcgtctaacaatgaggcaagaaggagcggcataatgcttaaatgcactgcaattaaaaaatatatttggtaggccctcagggtcctcgtagaagttgactgtcgtcagcgatcatgtcattcagctatcgaggcttcgataacctaccgacatgattgccaactacaggcacgggaggcctgtaggtaggcctatatagaagatgaaatgacGAATACATgaagtcagttatgaatacatgatgacccactgaggtcttcttttagggttgaagcaatatgaatatgcagtgcatttcaattaattttttaagacaaattgcaagcagtaagcgactctgactactgaggactactgatcacaggcaggctgtctagtctgaaaatataactgccctgtATTGCAGGagactacaaaaacttgctttaccttgcctcctctcctacactttgtgaaccaaacagatgagatacagcctaggcctggcggtgctactgacagcgcaccattgtagtaacaagttcaaataaaatttgagatacacaattaaatggttgttccttaggtagctacataTTGTCGTTGTTTCAAAGTgt from Watersipora subatra chromosome 2, tzWatSuba1.1, whole genome shotgun sequence encodes:
- the LOC137387403 gene encoding uncharacterized protein → MKSNMATSFTQTIRTAYSTSMKDFLKQGEDIWRGKNVIHDSQGYLCMYGEEKEYGEEKEYGCMYGPERQQTQKEKYKEQRRSQNPTKRPHPQDNTSDSNAELKIRRKCSACSGRVGVRAEAMRASIDVGNIYETPQTTAL